In Chaetodon auriga isolate fChaAug3 chromosome 9, fChaAug3.hap1, whole genome shotgun sequence, the genomic window CTGATCACCCGTCCCGCCTCATCAGACCCAACACAGGCCGGTTACAACCCTCAAGGAGATGGACTGCAGAGCGGCTACGATGCTTTAACcgcagacagaaaacagttaGAGGCCAGACTTACTAACctgactgcagaaaaaaaacatctgcagcaaaGTCACAATTCTTTAAGTGCTGAAAGAGATGAGCTCAAGGTCAATTTCACCCATCTGAAAAACAGGACGGACCAGTTACAAGCAAGTTACGACACCATCAAACAAGAGAGCGATCAGTTACAGGCAAGCTATGATGAGCTGCAGAAGAATTTTGAGGGGTTACAGACCAATTTCAATAATCTGACAGCCAGTAAAAACCAGCTACAGACCAATTACAGTGACCTGCAAAGAGGAAATGATGAGCTGCAGACTTTTCTTCATCGGTTACAGGGGAATTACTCCTCGCTGACGAGGGACAAGGGCCAGCTGCAAAGGAGCTACAACATAATGAATATTAGCAGATATCAACTTCAGATCAGCTACAATTCACTGTGGAAAGACAAGGAGCAGTTGCAGAATCGTTATAAGACCGTGCAGAGTGAAAAAGAGCAGTTACAGACCAATTACAGCAGCCTGGCTACAAGTAGAGATCAGTTACAGAAGAAGGTCGACAAAGTAAGAAGAAGTAAGATGTTTCTCCTAAAGGTTCATTTAGTGCTCAGTCctgatcagtgtttttatgtattctCAGCCTTTTTTGGCCTGTTTTCACTTCGCAGAGTTGGTCTGTCAGGCAGGTTGGAAGAAGTTCGACATTAGCTGCTACTTCGTCTCCAGTGCGAGGAACAACTGGACGATAAGCAGACGAGACTGCATCAGCAAGGGAGCGGACCTGGTGGTCATAGACAGCAGGGAGGAACAGGTGAGAGAAAAGGGATAAATGGGAGCTACTGCAGGAATGACATCACTGCGAGGTGCTGGCACATGCAGCATGACGTAAGAGACGAACCAGATCGACTGAGTGAGAGCTTGTTTCGGACTCGTTTTGCGCCATTAAGtgcaaaaactgtaaaaatagaCAGCGATCTGGTCAGGGCTGTGGACTGTAATGAGGTGGTGGATAGTTTTGCTTACAGTAGAAagtggagaagaagaaactgctTTAAGGACAGCTCacactgttactgtgtgttgtCCAGTTAAATTCCTAACATTAGTCAGACTCTGTGATCAATCCTCTGATCAGTTTGTTGTGGAGTATTAGTGCGTGATCTGACAGCTGAGAGTGATGACTGACTGATGGCTTTGGCTACAAAATGCATCACGTTCCTCTTATTTTTTCAACAGAGACTCAGAAACAGGTGTGCAGTCGGTTTTAGGCAAATAATTCTTACTAAGTCCTGAACTGTTCAGTAATACATTTTGAAGATAAACAGCAGGATCCAGAATGAGGGCgctgctgttttcttcactTGTGCAGGCAAACAGCAGGGATCTTCTATATTGTTTACTTATTGATCTAATGCCTTACTTGTCTGAGAGGGGCGTCTTTGCCTTCAGCCCCCCTCTGCTGGCGTGGGACTCACTCACAGGTAATCTCTCACTACCTTCACTTGTCACTGCTACCAGCTGACGGTTCTCGTAGGACTTGCATGTGTCACGTTAGCTGCCTACATCCAGCACATGTACTAAAATGAGGCTTTTAGCATAAAAGATTTGGAATACAAATCCTAACTTCTAAGAAgtgattttactgttttccaTCACATTACTTTATTCCTGCACACTGAAAAAGTCCATATATAATCTACAGAGTTGCTGGTACAGCCAGCTTCAACCTACAGTGACAGTTTGAAAGAATTTAGCATGTTTTACTCAttcttgtcttctctgtgtgctACACTAACAGATATTTCTCAACCAGTTACTGAAAGCAGACCAAAATGCCTGGATTGGTCTGACTGACAGTCTTGAGGAGGGAACTTGGATGTGGGTGGACGGGACCCCCGTCACCACAGCGTAAGTTTTGACTGCGTGAAGCGAATGAAGTCAAATATCTCACTGGATCATGACATTAGACGACAGTGACATCGGATAGGTCCCTTCATAAATCGTCTTTTTGTTTAAaggactctgcagctctgcagtattcatttctttctttttaaccaTGACCACGTCAGAGATCACCTGATCCTGCGTGAACTGAAGCAAATTTCTGTCAGGGTCTATTCTATGTCGTAGAAAATGTGGAGGAAggttttaaaatgctttttcaccacagagtgcagcacattcagctcaAAGCCTTGGTCCACTGAATCCGGAGGTGATGTACTGTCAAACAACTGCATCTGAAGAGACAATTCATTATCTTATGTGAATGCAAAACACGCGGGGGAGGTGATGCAGgcggtttaaaaaaaaatgattgcaTGAAGACCCTGTATAGTACTGCTGCCATGCAAATGAGTTTGAGTCAGAAACTACAGGCCGAGGGCATCTGAGCCCCAAAAAGTGGGTGCTgtaaaaaaacatctgagaaaGGAGTCaattgtttctgtctgttatcTTGTACATCAGATTCTGGCAACCCAACCAGCCCAACAGCTTCAATGGGAACCAGGACTGTGCAGAAATGGTGACCAAAGCGTCAGAAATGGCAGAATGGAACGATGACGGCTGCTTTGCTCAACAGATCTGGATCTGTGAAAAATAACGTTTACACCGTCTGgtgatgttctgtgtttgttctttaccaacaaactgcatgaaaacaccaaaactgaCAAGAAAGTATTCTTTGATGTAATAACAgttttgttcattcattatCATGAACACACGCTGTAATTTTGAGTCAGTGTCCTGCTGCCAGAAATGCTCAttgtgtattaatccgcaggtgaaaatagtccctaacaAATACACATTCATGAGATTTGTAGACTAACAAAAATCATCCATACAGCCTTATTCTTTGACACTATTAAAGGGTCGGTCAGTCATGTTTCCATATCTCTAGTGGTAAATCGTCATGTACATAGTTTTGTTCTTCAGATTTCTCTCAGACTCCAACACAGTGACGATTAAAAGCCAAGAGCGACATCGACACAATGtcccttttaaaaaaaaggttcaaCTGTATTTTATAAaaattttcaaatattttttgcCAAATCTTCACATATTAGCTTTCATGATTGTAGCTTACACTTCGATTGTTAATTTCATAAATTAACCATTTGGCTAATTTAGCGTTGTGTTTGATGTAATTGAATATTAATTGGTTGGTTGTACGAAAACAGGTTTTGTTCGCATATGTTTGCAAATTGCCATCGGTGTGATTATTAATATGTTATTAACATGTAACATaaatgaacatatatatattacaAATGGTGTTAATAActcactctttcactctgtAATAGTTACATGTTCATGGGACAAATCCAGAAATCAAAGTGGTGAAGTTCCACACATCAAGTTTACaacagtttattactgtcaggGACCAAGTACAGTACAAAAAGCATTAATCTCAGACAGTCTGCAGTCTCATGAcaggcagacacaaacactgatacTACTAATGCCATTAATAGAAACACAAGttcaaaatataataaataatacattcaAATATATTGTATTCAAGTACACGTACAAACCCAGTCAGAAGCAACATGAATACTCACTCTCACAAGAGACTGCTAATGCCAGCTTGACCCCCGTTTGACTCAGCACAACATGAAATAAAGGTCACATTAGTGGGAAGTAGTGCTTAAAGAGGGAAGCTAGACAGCCTGCTTAGGCTTGAATGAATATGAAGCACAAAACAGAGGTTAACAGCACCTCGCTAAGCAAGGCCGGCTCTCAGCCAGCCTTGGCCCGCCCACCCAGGGCTTTCCACAGGTAAAAACAAGTAACAAGTAAAAACAGTAACTGCTGTGTCATAGTTTACTGCATATTTCCTGAGACTAAGTCGGGAGAATTGACTTACTCTACTTTCACATGTTTAAAATGGCCGTTCAGTTAGTGTTGCTATGATCTGGACTTGTACTTTATTTAAATACATGTAGTCATCAGGCTAATGCACACGCAACACtcttttaaactgttttcaaaacccatgttttctgctctgtgagTCTAACCAGACCAGCATGTCTGGTTGAAGCTCCTTGATCTTTTATTTTTAGTCAGGCGGCCCAAAGCGTAACCTCACCACCCGCCTACGTCCCGTGGGGGAGGCCCATCTCACCACCCAACCACAGACGGTTTGGATCGGACTCATCTCTGGCGGGAATGAGAGGCTTAGTCCGATTAATGGTTGAGATACCCCCTTCAAGAGCGGCCGCACTCAATGCGACCACCACCACACCCAAAATGAGCGGCATGCCAGAGCGTGGTGTCTCTGCCCGCTAAATACATCTGCCCTGTACGCTGCTCACATGTCGGTGATTGTAAAACGTGCCGCGTCTTCTTCTGTGTTATGTAACATGTGCTCTGGTGTGGCGGCAGAGAGCATCGTCAGCActcactgtgtgtcagtgcctTGTCATCTGTTCAGGGTGTAGCAGGGTGACGAGCGGAGGTGGACACAATAGAAGCAACGCCTTTATGATATGATGCAATCCAATGCAACAGCTCAGCTAGAAATGCTGCTCATCCGACTTTCagtttctgatgctgtttgtcGGAGACGTTCCCATTTAACTCAGAAGTCATTTTGAAAGTTCATGTACTTTTGTAAACTGTTGCAATACTCTGTGTTTGCCCAACCCCTACCATGTTAGCAGTCTTACCAGTCTAGCAAATTTATTTTGCCACATTTGCAGCATTAATACTTCATTAAACCCAGTTTTAATTCTTAATCTCCTTGAACTGTTTCCTCTACTGTACAATATATCTTTAATCAGATGAGACTTTGTTGAAACATCGTATGATATTACATATATTCAGTTACTCACAGACAgtagtggaatgtaactaagtatgTCATAAACGTAGTATAACTTACGTATGTAACGTACCTTACGTAACTTTTACCCAAATCAGAATTTTCCTGCATCTAACC contains:
- the LOC143326278 gene encoding uncharacterized protein LOC143326278; this translates as MDTMEIDDDIYVNRNLSMEGLINQGDIKRRNPPSRCMTVCLGLLCAVLLAGNVGQIIYYELITRPASSDPTQAGYNPQGDGLQSGYDALTADRKQLEARLTNLTAEKKHLQQSHNSLSAERDELKVNFTHLKNRTDQLQASYDTIKQESDQLQASYDELQKNFEGLQTNFNNLTASKNQLQTNYSDLQRGNDELQTFLHRLQGNYSSLTRDKGQLQRSYNIMNISRYQLQISYNSLWKDKEQLQNRYKTVQSEKEQLQTNYSSLATSRDQLQKKVDKVRRKLVCQAGWKKFDISCYFVSSARNNWTISRRDCISKGADLVVIDSREEQIFLNQLLKADQNAWIGLTDSLEEGTWMWVDGTPVTTAFWQPNQPNSFNGNQDCAEMVTKASEMAEWNDDGCFAQQIWICEK